In Streptococcus mitis, the DNA window GTCAAGCAAATAATGCCCTGATTTACCCAGGTCTTGGTCTAGGTATGCTGGCTTCTGAAGCAAGTCTTTTGACTGATGAAATGATTGGAGCAGCGGCGCATTCATTGAGTGGTATTGTCAATCCAGGCCAACCAGGAGCTCCTGTCTTGCCACCATTCAAGTATGTAGCAGATGTTTCTATTAAAGTAGCAGAAGCAGTCGCTAAAAAAGCACAAGAGCAAGGTCTTGCACGCGCTAAGGAAACAGATATGGTCAAAGCAGTTCGTGATTTGAAGTGGTATCCAGAGTATAAATAATTCATTTCTGCTGCCTATCCTCGGGATACTTGGCTTATTTTGGATATGTTAGCAATCTACAGAGTTGATAACCGAAAAGTAAAGAGATTGTCGTATTGACTATTGGTTTTAAACAATATAAAATAACTGTCGATTTTTTGTCCGACTGCCAAGAGTCAGTTTAATACTACACTACAATCAAAATGCATTATATAATAGTGATATGAAATCAACCAAAGAAGAAATACAAGTTATCAAAACACTTTTAAAAGACTCTAGTACAACTAAATACCATAAAAGTCTTCAAATCGTTCTATTTTGTCTAATGGGCAAATCTTTGAAATTATCCTAAAAGAATTATGAAAGAATTTTCAAAAAATTTTAAAAAATTCTGAAATATTCTTGACAGCTAATGAAAAAGGTGGTAAGATAGGAAACATCAAAAAAGAAAGCAGAAAAAGAAATGAATAAGAAACAAGCTGTAACGATGAATCAAAACTTTTACTTTAGCTACTTTAGATAGTGTTTGTAGACATGTCACCATGGATGCAAACAGTTCAAGCAATTTGTTTGTATCTATGTGGCTAAGATTTTTGATTGTGGTCCATATAGATGAATATCTAAATGGACTAGCAAAGTTATAACTTGTTAGATTATTTCAAGCATCCGTTTAGATAGTATCTAGGCGGTTTTTTGTTTTATCTTTTCTGAGAAGGAGTTTCATTATGAAAGTTGTTCGAAAATTACTAGCACCCCTCTTGGTAGTGGGGATCCTCTTGACCTCTCTGGTTAGTTTGCATCAGTTGAAGGCAGATAAGAAAAAAGATGTATTTCGTATCGGTATTTCACAATTTATTACCCACCAGTCCTTAGACGCTACTAGAGAAGGGTTTGTGGATGAGCTGGCCAAGCAAGGCTATGTTGAAGGGAAAAATATCGAGATTGATTTGCAAAATGCACAGGGAGAACAAAGAAATCTAAAAACCATTTCTCAGCAACTAGCAGAATCTAGTGATGTCGTTCTAGCTATCGCAACGCCTTCTGCTCAGAGTTTGGCCAATACAACACAAACGACGCCTGTTATCTTTTCAGCGGTAACAGATCCTGTCAGTGCCAAGTTGGTTGAGTCAAGAGAGCATCCTGGGGGCAATGTAACTGGGACAAGCGATCAGTCATCAGATGCCATTTCAACCCAAATCAATTTGATAAAGAAAGTGTTGCCAAAAGCTAAAACAATTGGAATTCTTTATACTCAGAGTGAGCCCAATTCGGTTGTCCAAAAGGATGAAGCTAAGCGCCTTCTGGAAGAAAAAGGCTTTACCGTTGTTGAAAAAACAATCTTGGATAGTAACAACGTCAAGGCTGCAGCAGAAAGCTTGATGGCAGAGGTGGATATGGTTTTTGTACCAACGGATAATATCATTTCATCAACCATGGAAACAGTCAAGCAGGTTTCTATTAAACACAAGGTTCCAGTATTCGGTGGTTCAACAGAAATGATTGCTGTGGGTGGCTTGTATAACTACGGAACCAATTATGAAGAATTAGGAAGACAGACAGCTCGCATGTTGATTCGTGTTTTAAAAGGTGAGAAGCCAGAAAATATAGCAGTTGAGTTGCCTGAAAAACTGGAATTGCATACCAATCAAGAAATGGCAGATGCACTAGGAATTGATATTAGTAAGTTAGAAGGCAAGGAATAAGGAGGTTTAAGATGAATTTTGTGTTATCTAGTTTATCAGAAGGTTTGTTGTGGTCGATTATGGCGATTGGGGTCTACTTGACTTTCCGTATTTTGGATATTGCGGATATGACTGCTGAAGGTGCCTTTCCACTGGGGGCAGCTGTCGTTATATCACAGATACAGGCAGGTATAAATCCTTGGATTGCGACCTTACTGGCTTTGCTGGCAGGTATGGTAGCAGGTCTTGTATCAGGAATGCTCCACACCAAGATGAAAATTCCTGCTCTCTTGACAGGGATTGTGACCTTGACAGGGCTTTATTCAATCAATATTAAAATCATGGGTAGCGTGCCCAATCTTTCCTTGGGAGATTCTTCAACTGTCTTTAAACAATTGGCAATCTTAGGGCTGTCAAATGAAGAAGCTGTTTTCTCACTTAGTTTGGCCTGCCTCTTACTTGTTTGTTTGGTCTTGACTCTTTTGATGAAAACAGAGATTGGCTTGGTCTTGCGTTCGACTGGGGACAATATTCCGATGAGTGAGGCAAATGGGGTCAATGTAGACACCATGAAGATTGTTGGTTACATGATTTCAAACGGCTTGATTGCCCTATGTGGTTCCTTGTTTGCCCAAAATGATGGATTTTCAGATGTGACTTCTGGGACAGGAACTATCGTTGTTGGTTTGAGTGCAGTGATTATTGCGGAAGTCTTGATACACGACTTGACCATTGGAGGCCGCTTGTTATCCATCGGAATTGGTGCTATTGTATACCGTTTGATTATTTTAAATATCTATGAAATTCCAAATCTAGATCAAAACCTGGTTCGTCTCTTTAATGCAATCTTGTTAGCCTTAGTTTTATTTGCGCCAGAATTGCAAAAGAGATTAAAGATTCGTGGTCTAAAATTGAGAAATGAATAGGAGGATAAAGTTATGGCAAGTTTGTTAACACTTGAAAATATTCACAAAACATTTGAAGCAGGGACGGTCAATGAGAACCATGTCCTCAAAGGATTAGATTTAGAGGTTGAAGAGGGAGATTTTATCTCTGTGATTGGTGGAAATGGAGCAGGGAAATCCACTTTGATGAATATCTTGGCTGGCAATCTATTGGTGGATGAAGGGGACCTTTTATTGGCAGGTAAATCCATTAAAAATCTGAGTGTAAGAAAGAGAGCCAAGGATATCGCCCGTGTTTTTCAAGATCCTAAGATGGGAACAGCTTCTCGTTTGACGATTGAGGAGAATATGGCTATTGCCTTGAGACGCGGGCAGAAGAGAGGGCTTGGTTGGGGAGTGAAGGAGAAGGATAGAATCCAGTTCCAAGAAGCCTTGAAAGAGCTGAATATTGGCCTTGAAAACCGCTTGAAAGTAGATACTCAATATCTCTCAGGAGGACAAAGACAGGCCTTGACCCTAGTCATGGCAGCTCTGGTGAAACCCAAACTTTTGCTTTTGGATGAACATACTGCGGCCCTTGACCCGAAAACTAGTCAAATGGTGATGGATTTGACGCAAAAGATTGTGGAACACCATCAGTTGACGACTTTGATGATTACCCACGATATGAACCATGCGATTGAGTATGGTAATCGTCTCATTATGCTCTATCAAGGCAAGATAGTGGTGGATGTCAAGGGAGAGGAGAAAAAGCATCTGACAGTTGAAGATCTCATGCATCTCTTCCAGAAAAATAGTGGTCAAAGTCTAGTCAGTGATGAATTAGTTTTGGGATAAAGAAAAACACCACACTTTGTTAGGTACAAGGTGTGGTTGTATTTTATCTCTTAGACCAAGTTCTCTTCATGAAGAGAAGTAGGATTGGGTATATCTCCAAGCGCCCTGCAATCATTGCAAAGGAGAGGAGAATTTTTGAGATAGGACTAAAGATTGAGAAACTAGAAGTGGTTCCTAGAATAGGCCCGATATTATTGAAACAGCTAAAGACAGCGCTGGTCACAACCAGAAAATCATTGCTATCTAGGCTGACAATAAAGATAAGGGATAGCAAAATCATAGCATAGATGACAAAGTACTTGAGAATCTTATGCTGGGTATCCTTGTCAATCACCGTTTTATTAACATGGAGGGTCAAAACACGGTGGGGCGATAGGATTGACAAAATTTGGTTTTTGGCAATTTTTGAAAGGATGAGGCCTCGAATAACCTTGAGTCCACCTGCGGTTGAACCAGCAGAACCACCGATTCCCATGAGGAAGAGAAGAATAAACTGGGAGAAGAGGGGCCAGTTGGTAATATCTCCGTAACCAAAACCAGTAGTTGTAATGATATTGGAAACCTGGAAGAAGGCCATTTCAAAGCTCTTGGAAAATCCTGGGTAGAGATAGAGGGTATTAAGGCTAATCAAGCCTGTAGAAACTAGCACGATGATCAAGTAAGCACGAAGTTCCTCGTCACCAAAGAAGGCTTTGACGCGACGGAGCATGAGGTAGTAGTAGAGATTGAAATTTACCCCAAAAACCAGAACTCCGATACTAACCAGATAGGTAATCAGTGAACTACCATAGTGGGCAATTCCATCGTTATAGACGGTAAAGCCCCCAGTTCCCGCTGTTCCCATAGCAATGACAAAACTATCAAATAGGGGCATGCCAGCCAGATAATAGATGATGACAAAGAGGGAGAAGAGAGCTAGATAAAGGAGATAGAGAATCTGGGCAGTGTTTTTAAGTTTGGATACAACCTTACCGAAAACAGGACCAGGAACCTCAGCCTTCATTACTTCTAGGTGGCTATTCTTGGCATTATCCATAATAGCAAGTGCAAAAACAAGCACTCCCATTCCTCCAATCAAGTGGGTAAAACTTCGCCAAAAGAGGAGGGAACGGCTGAGAACCGAAACGTCATTCAGAATAGTTGCTCCAGTAGTTGTAAAGCCAGAACTGATTTCAAAAAAAGCATCGATAACACTGGGAATTTGTCTAGCAAAGACAAAGGGGAGACCACCAAAGAAGGACCAAAGGATCCAACAGAGGGCCACAATCAAGATTCCCTCCTTAGCATAAATCCGTTGATTTTTTGGCTTTTGTAAAATTCCTGAACCTCCTAGTAATACGAGAATCCCAATTGTTGTAAAGAGGGCCGTAAAGACTTGGCTCGATTCACGGTAATAGACAGCGACAGACACAGGAACCAAAAGAAGAACAGCTTCAATCAAAAGTAATTTTGAAAGGAGGTAACGAATCATACTTTTATTCATTTCTTACCTCGCAATCAAGTCATAAATCTTGGTGATGTTTGGCAACAGGGTTGTTACTAGGAGCTTGTCTCCAACTTCCAGCATATCCTCCCCAGTTGGGAAAATAGTCTTGCCCTTTCGAATGATAGCTGCAATAAGAACACCTTTTTTCAATTTCAGTTGAGAAAGAGGTTTGGCAGTCATCTTATTAGCTTCCTTGATATGGAATTGCAGGGTTTCGATTTGGCCATTGGCTAGATGGTGCATGGCTTGAAGGTCTGAATACTGGGCATTGACACGACCACGAATAAAGTGCATGATTGTATCTACAGCGATGCTTTTAGGTGTGATGATACTTGAAAAATCAGGCGCATTGATAATCTCGAGGAGACTGGTACGATTGACCTTAGTGATGTTTTTCTGTACACCTACCCTGTCAAGGAACATAGAGGTAATCAGATTTTCCTCATCGACCCCTGTTAGAGTCGCAACGGCATCATAGTTTTGAGCACTTTCTTCCAGCAGGATATCTTTTGCGGTACCATCTCCTTGAACGATGTAGAGATTTGGGAATTTCTCGCTAAAGAAGCTGGCGATTTCAGGATTGATTTCAATAACCTTGGTATCGATACGACTGTCTTTGAGGATACCTAGTAGATAATAGGCAATTCTACCTGCCCCGACGATGAGAAGGCTCTTCACGGCACGAGATTTAAAATAATTATGGAAGAGCATCATATCAACACGGTTACCAGTGACAAAGATTCTATCTTTATCCTGTACAGTCATGTCACCGCTTGGAATGATAATTTGATGATCCCTCTCTATCGCACAGACAATGACATTGCCAAATTTTTTCCGAAAATCAGAAATGGGCATTTGGCAAAGACCACTGGAGGATTTAACAGTGAATTCCATCAAGCTGACTCGTCCACCAAAGAAACGTTCGACAGAGAGGGCGTTGGGGAAGTCAATGATATTCGCGATAGCACGAGCAGCCAAGAGCTCAGGGTTAACGATAAGAGAAAAACCGAGAATATTCTTTTCCTTGAAATAAGAGTTAGAATATTCAGGGTTCCGCACCCGAACGATGGTCTCTTTAGCTCCCATTTTTTTGGCTAGAACGGCTGCAATCATGTTGACTTCATCGTACTCAGTCAGGGCGATAAAGATATCACAATCCTGGACACTGGCTTGCTCAAGGATGGTAAAATCGGCCCCGTTACCAAGGATACCCATGATATCAAAGCGATTGACAATATGATTGAGGACAGCTTCGTCTTGCTCAATCAGCAAAACATCATGCTTTTCTGCAACCAAGGAGCGACAGAGGGCAGAACCAACTTTTCCCCCTCCGACAAGGATAATTTTCATAATAAAACCTACTT includes these proteins:
- a CDS encoding ABC transporter substrate-binding protein yields the protein MKVVRKLLAPLLVVGILLTSLVSLHQLKADKKKDVFRIGISQFITHQSLDATREGFVDELAKQGYVEGKNIEIDLQNAQGEQRNLKTISQQLAESSDVVLAIATPSAQSLANTTQTTPVIFSAVTDPVSAKLVESREHPGGNVTGTSDQSSDAISTQINLIKKVLPKAKTIGILYTQSEPNSVVQKDEAKRLLEEKGFTVVEKTILDSNNVKAAAESLMAEVDMVFVPTDNIISSTMETVKQVSIKHKVPVFGGSTEMIAVGGLYNYGTNYEELGRQTARMLIRVLKGEKPENIAVELPEKLELHTNQEMADALGIDISKLEGKE
- a CDS encoding ABC transporter permease, with amino-acid sequence MNFVLSSLSEGLLWSIMAIGVYLTFRILDIADMTAEGAFPLGAAVVISQIQAGINPWIATLLALLAGMVAGLVSGMLHTKMKIPALLTGIVTLTGLYSINIKIMGSVPNLSLGDSSTVFKQLAILGLSNEEAVFSLSLACLLLVCLVLTLLMKTEIGLVLRSTGDNIPMSEANGVNVDTMKIVGYMISNGLIALCGSLFAQNDGFSDVTSGTGTIVVGLSAVIIAEVLIHDLTIGGRLLSIGIGAIVYRLIILNIYEIPNLDQNLVRLFNAILLALVLFAPELQKRLKIRGLKLRNE
- a CDS encoding ABC transporter ATP-binding protein, which translates into the protein MASLLTLENIHKTFEAGTVNENHVLKGLDLEVEEGDFISVIGGNGAGKSTLMNILAGNLLVDEGDLLLAGKSIKNLSVRKRAKDIARVFQDPKMGTASRLTIEENMAIALRRGQKRGLGWGVKEKDRIQFQEALKELNIGLENRLKVDTQYLSGGQRQALTLVMAALVKPKLLLLDEHTAALDPKTSQMVMDLTQKIVEHHQLTTLMITHDMNHAIEYGNRLIMLYQGKIVVDVKGEEKKHLTVEDLMHLFQKNSGQSLVSDELVLG
- a CDS encoding TrkH family potassium uptake protein codes for the protein MNKSMIRYLLSKLLLIEAVLLLVPVSVAVYYRESSQVFTALFTTIGILVLLGGSGILQKPKNQRIYAKEGILIVALCWILWSFFGGLPFVFARQIPSVIDAFFEISSGFTTTGATILNDVSVLSRSLLFWRSFTHLIGGMGVLVFALAIMDNAKNSHLEVMKAEVPGPVFGKVVSKLKNTAQILYLLYLALFSLFVIIYYLAGMPLFDSFVIAMGTAGTGGFTVYNDGIAHYGSSLITYLVSIGVLVFGVNFNLYYYLMLRRVKAFFGDEELRAYLIIVLVSTGLISLNTLYLYPGFSKSFEMAFFQVSNIITTTGFGYGDITNWPLFSQFILLFLMGIGGSAGSTAGGLKVIRGLILSKIAKNQILSILSPHRVLTLHVNKTVIDKDTQHKILKYFVIYAMILLSLIFIVSLDSNDFLVVTSAVFSCFNNIGPILGTTSSFSIFSPISKILLSFAMIAGRLEIYPILLLFMKRTWSKR
- the trkA gene encoding Trk system potassium transporter TrkA, encoding MKIILVGGGKVGSALCRSLVAEKHDVLLIEQDEAVLNHIVNRFDIMGILGNGADFTILEQASVQDCDIFIALTEYDEVNMIAAVLAKKMGAKETIVRVRNPEYSNSYFKEKNILGFSLIVNPELLAARAIANIIDFPNALSVERFFGGRVSLMEFTVKSSSGLCQMPISDFRKKFGNVIVCAIERDHQIIIPSGDMTVQDKDRIFVTGNRVDMMLFHNYFKSRAVKSLLIVGAGRIAYYLLGILKDSRIDTKVIEINPEIASFFSEKFPNLYIVQGDGTAKDILLEESAQNYDAVATLTGVDEENLITSMFLDRVGVQKNITKVNRTSLLEIINAPDFSSIITPKSIAVDTIMHFIRGRVNAQYSDLQAMHHLANGQIETLQFHIKEANKMTAKPLSQLKLKKGVLIAAIIRKGKTIFPTGEDMLEVGDKLLVTTLLPNITKIYDLIAR